Proteins from one Meriones unguiculatus strain TT.TT164.6M chromosome 10, Bangor_MerUng_6.1, whole genome shotgun sequence genomic window:
- the Lamtor3 gene encoding ragulator complex protein LAMTOR3, with protein sequence MADDLKRFLYKKLPSVEGLHAIVVSDRDGVPVIKVANDNAPEHALRPGFLSTFALATDQGSKLGLSKNKSIICYYNTYQVVQFNRLPLVVSFIASSNANTGLIVSLEKELAPLFEELIKVVEVS encoded by the exons ATGGCGGAT GATCTAAAGAGATTCCTATACAAAAAATTACCAAG CGTTGAAGGGCTCCATGCAATTGTTGTGTCAGATAGAGATGGGGTGCCTGTTATTAAAG TGGCTAACGACAATGCTCCAGAGCATGCCCTGCGGCCTGGCTTCTTATCCACATTTGCTCTCGCAACGGACCAAGGCAGCAAACTTGGTCTTTCCAAAAATAAAAGCATCATCTGCTACTATAATACCTATCAG gtggTTCAGTTCAATCGTTTACCTCTGGTGGTGAGTTTCATAGCCAGCAGTAATGCCAACACAG gACTTATTGTCAGCCTAGAAAAGGAGCTGGCTCCGTTATTTGAAGAACTGATAAAAGTTGTGGAAGTGTCTTAA